In Romboutsia lituseburensis, a genomic segment contains:
- a CDS encoding FMN-dependent NADH-azoreductase: MNKLLYISVNSKPEELSASKTVAKELINRFLEKNKDFVVEEVDLYKEHIPRLEYQYFEKRNCVVDESDTKKLNDKDQREIKKIRSLCNQFISSNVYIIAAPMWSLSFPAPLKEYIDCIMQDQKTISFDNGKPEGLLNDNPRTVVYVQSSGGHIPWLLKPAMNKGLSYVEDIMKFMGIKKFEELLVDGTGFSEKEKKEAINKACEKIDYIIDSIKF, translated from the coding sequence ATGAATAAGTTATTATATATTAGTGTAAATTCAAAGCCAGAGGAACTGTCAGCAAGTAAAACAGTAGCAAAAGAACTTATAAATAGATTTTTAGAAAAAAATAAAGACTTTGTAGTAGAAGAAGTAGATTTATACAAAGAACATATTCCAAGATTAGAATATCAATACTTTGAAAAAAGAAACTGTGTAGTTGATGAAAGTGATACAAAAAAATTAAATGATAAGGACCAAAGAGAAATTAAAAAGATAAGAAGTTTGTGTAATCAATTTATAAGCTCAAATGTATATATAATAGCGGCACCAATGTGGAGCTTATCATTTCCAGCACCATTAAAAGAATATATAGACTGTATAATGCAAGATCAAAAAACAATAAGTTTTGATAATGGTAAACCAGAAGGATTATTAAATGATAATCCTAGAACCGTTGTGTATGTACAATCATCAGGAGGACATATACCTTGGTTATTAAAACCAGCAATGAATAAAGGTTTAAGTTATGTAGAAGATATAATGAAATTTATGGGAATTAAAAAATTTGAAGAACTTTTAGTGGATGGAACTGGATTCAGTGAAAAAGAGAAAAAAGAAGCTATAAATAAAGCATGTGAAAAAATTGATTATATAATAGACTCTATAAAATTTTAA
- a CDS encoding cation:dicarboxylate symporter family transporter — MGESSFLSQFLMITDIKTVLFIAVLIGTFFIVKQFEKKKVAFSTRTIYATVIGLILGVIIQFVAGLPENPAEITWLNEVSKWYGLFGYGFMDLLKMLVVPMVFVSIIRVIINMKEGDNLQALTFRTLGMLLGTTALAAIIGIVVGNVMKLGVGFDVSGIEAPEMKEIVPLVDTIRGLLPANPVLSMAEGNIVAIIIFASFIGIATNRMKKKYMDVVTPFIDLVEAFYKIIVSVAMTVIKFMPYAVVALLANTITARGLSSMLAVVQFVAALYIATALLFVVHLIIITLNGLNPITYIKNAAEPLLLAFTSRSSLGTLPVTIDKLVKNQGVDEGVASFSASLGANMGMNGCAGIYPALMAITIANMAGVDKDISFYVMLLVVITISSLGIAGLPGTATMAVSVVVSGVGLGAYFPLAGGILAIDPILDMGRTMINVNGATTTAITVGNSLGKLDKEAFAKENVVVNEEKTA; from the coding sequence ATGGGAGAAAGTTCGTTTTTATCACAGTTTCTTATGATTACAGATATTAAAACGGTATTATTTATAGCTGTATTAATAGGAACATTTTTTATTGTCAAGCAATTTGAAAAGAAAAAAGTTGCGTTCTCAACAAGAACAATATATGCAACAGTAATAGGTCTTATATTAGGAGTTATAATACAATTTGTAGCTGGGCTTCCAGAAAATCCAGCAGAGATTACTTGGTTAAATGAGGTAAGTAAGTGGTATGGTTTATTTGGATATGGATTCATGGATTTATTAAAAATGTTAGTTGTTCCAATGGTATTTGTATCTATAATAAGAGTTATAATAAACATGAAAGAAGGAGACAATTTACAAGCTTTAACTTTCAGAACTCTTGGAATGTTACTTGGAACTACTGCATTAGCTGCTATAATAGGGATAGTAGTTGGTAATGTAATGAAATTAGGGGTTGGATTTGATGTAAGTGGGATAGAAGCTCCAGAAATGAAGGAAATAGTACCTTTAGTTGATACTATAAGAGGATTATTACCTGCAAATCCAGTTTTATCTATGGCTGAGGGTAACATAGTTGCAATAATAATATTTGCATCTTTCATAGGTATAGCTACAAATAGAATGAAGAAGAAATATATGGATGTTGTAACGCCTTTCATAGATTTAGTAGAAGCATTCTATAAGATAATAGTAAGCGTTGCTATGACTGTTATAAAGTTTATGCCATATGCAGTTGTTGCTTTACTTGCAAATACTATAACAGCTAGAGGATTATCTTCAATGCTAGCAGTTGTACAATTTGTTGCTGCACTTTATATAGCTACAGCTTTACTGTTTGTTGTTCACTTAATAATAATAACATTAAATGGATTAAATCCAATAACATATATAAAAAATGCTGCAGAACCTTTATTACTAGCATTTACATCTCGTTCAAGTTTAGGTACGTTACCTGTAACTATAGATAAACTTGTTAAAAATCAAGGTGTTGATGAAGGTGTAGCAAGTTTTAGTGCTAGTTTAGGTGCTAATATGGGTATGAATGGATGTGCTGGTATATATCCTGCATTAATGGCTATAACAATAGCTAACATGGCTGGTGTAGATAAAGATATAAGCTTCTATGTTATGTTATTAGTTGTTATAACTATAAGTTCATTAGGTATAGCTGGTCTTCCTGGTACTGCTACAATGGCAGTTTCAGTAGTTGTATCTGGTGTTGGTCTTGGGGCATACTTCCCATTAGCTGGTGGAATACTTGCAATAGATCCAATACTTGATATGGGTAGAACCATGATAAACGTAAATGGTGCTACTACAACAGCTATAACTGTTGGTAACTCACTTGGAAAGTTAGATAAAGAAGCTTTCGCAAAAGAAAATGTTGTGGTTAATGAAGAAAAAACTGCTTAA
- a CDS encoding YhdT family protein, translating into MKDNKKITEDPRFKQCNKEALMGLGLGIVNLIWWFGFGYGFGKKDISEYTYILGLPTWFFMSCIVGGVLFSILTVVMINKFFKDMPLEGLSEEEVEKYRREFK; encoded by the coding sequence ATGAAAGATAATAAAAAAATAACAGAAGATCCTAGATTTAAACAGTGCAATAAAGAAGCACTTATGGGATTAGGCCTTGGAATTGTAAATCTTATATGGTGGTTTGGGTTTGGATATGGATTTGGAAAAAAAGATATATCTGAATATACATATATATTAGGATTACCTACATGGTTTTTCATGAGCTGTATAGTAGGTGGAGTTTTATTTTCTATATTAACAGTAGTAATGATAAATAAATTTTTTAAAGATATGCCCTTAGAAGGTTTAAGTGAAGAAGAAGTAGAGAAATATAGAAGGGAGTTTAAATAA
- a CDS encoding APC family permease translates to MENKELQKNLGMAAALSTVVGMVIGGGVFFKPQAVYSATGGAPGLGILAWVLAGIMTITAGLTAAEVSAAIPKTGGMMTYISEIYGKKLGFLTGWMQTVLFFPATIAALAVIFAEQATGLMGNPALKLPLAVGIILLVAALNTLGSKTGGAIQTVSTVCKLIPLVLIMVFGFIKGSGQNEIITPLVGEGISIGGVLGQLLIAVLFAYDGWINVGALAGEMKNPGKDLPKAIVGGLSLVMAVYLIINLAYLWVAPAHELASVAAPAALVAEKIFGQVGGKIITVGILISVFGALNGYILTGPRIAYTLASQKTLPGHNFLSKLNNAQSPANATIAMAILSALYALSGQFNLLTDLSIFAIWIFYVLTFIGVIKLRKDQPNLHRPYKVPLYPVIPMIAILSGLFVIVNQLFLAGMQTTMISVGGLVITAIGLPVYNYMSKKNGLETKSNKVA, encoded by the coding sequence ATGGAAAACAAGGAACTTCAAAAAAATCTTGGTATGGCTGCTGCTTTATCAACAGTTGTTGGTATGGTTATAGGTGGGGGAGTATTCTTTAAGCCACAAGCGGTTTATTCAGCAACAGGAGGAGCACCAGGACTTGGAATTTTAGCATGGGTATTAGCTGGAATAATGACTATAACAGCTGGACTTACAGCTGCGGAGGTTTCAGCAGCTATACCTAAAACAGGCGGAATGATGACTTATATAAGTGAGATCTATGGTAAAAAATTAGGATTTTTGACAGGGTGGATGCAAACGGTATTATTCTTCCCAGCAACTATAGCAGCATTAGCAGTTATATTTGCAGAACAAGCAACTGGATTAATGGGAAATCCAGCATTGAAACTTCCTCTAGCAGTAGGAATAATATTATTAGTAGCTGCTCTTAATACATTAGGATCTAAGACAGGTGGAGCAATACAAACTGTATCTACTGTATGTAAATTAATACCTCTTGTATTAATAATGGTATTTGGATTCATAAAAGGATCAGGACAAAATGAAATAATAACTCCATTAGTAGGAGAAGGAATAAGCATAGGTGGAGTATTAGGTCAGTTATTAATAGCTGTACTATTTGCTTATGACGGATGGATAAATGTTGGTGCTTTAGCTGGAGAAATGAAAAACCCAGGTAAAGATTTACCTAAAGCAATAGTTGGTGGATTATCATTAGTTATGGCTGTTTACTTAATTATAAACTTAGCTTACCTTTGGGTAGCACCAGCTCATGAATTAGCATCAGTAGCAGCACCAGCGGCATTAGTTGCAGAAAAGATATTTGGACAAGTTGGTGGTAAAATAATAACTGTAGGTATATTAATATCAGTATTCGGTGCATTAAATGGATATATATTAACAGGACCAAGAATAGCTTATACATTAGCTTCTCAAAAAACTTTACCAGGACACAATTTCCTATCAAAGTTAAACAATGCTCAATCACCAGCTAATGCAACAATAGCTATGGCAATATTATCAGCATTATATGCTTTATCTGGACAATTTAACTTATTAACAGATTTATCAATATTTGCAATATGGATATTCTATGTATTGACATTTATAGGGGTAATAAAGTTAAGAAAAGATCAACCAAATTTACACAGACCATATAAAGTACCTTTATATCCTGTGATACCAATGATAGCTATATTAAGTGGATTATTTGTTATAGTTAATCAATTATTCCTTGCTGGAATGCAAACAACTATGATATCAGTAGGTGGGCTTGTAATAACAGCTATAGGATTACCAGTTTATAACTATATGTCAAAGAAAAATGGATTAGAGACTAAATCAAATAAAGTAGCGTAA
- a CDS encoding M48 family metallopeptidase, whose translation MIKINKEIIMFNKGAEIKVDVIYRKRKNITITVKPKNQVAIISPPGINIKTLEKLLKSKSDWILKQLDKYKDIDINEEIIFEDGTELYYLGEIYYLNIIKSTKYNSNVYISENKIMIESTNLTQSNLKDILKRWYKSESEKIVIEKLKKLKNKSEIMNNLTPACIKVKEQNKRWGSCTSKGNIYINSKISMARPKSIEYILVHEFSHLVHMNHSKEFYKFVGRIMPSYKDEELWLKHNSYKLKL comes from the coding sequence GTGATTAAAATAAATAAAGAAATAATAATGTTTAATAAAGGTGCTGAAATAAAGGTAGACGTTATATATAGAAAGCGTAAAAATATAACGATAACTGTAAAACCTAAAAATCAGGTAGCAATTATAAGTCCCCCGGGAATTAATATTAAAACTTTAGAAAAACTTCTAAAAAGTAAGTCTGATTGGATATTAAAGCAATTAGACAAATATAAAGATATTGATATAAATGAAGAAATTATATTTGAAGATGGAACAGAACTTTATTACTTAGGAGAAATATACTATTTAAACATTATAAAATCCACTAAATACAATAGTAATGTTTATATAAGTGAAAATAAAATTATGATAGAAAGTACCAATTTAACTCAAAGTAATCTAAAAGATATACTCAAGAGATGGTACAAAAGTGAAAGTGAGAAAATTGTTATAGAAAAATTAAAAAAACTTAAAAATAAATCAGAAATAATGAATAACTTAACTCCTGCTTGTATAAAAGTAAAAGAACAAAATAAGAGATGGGGATCTTGTACTTCAAAAGGAAATATATATATAAACTCTAAAATATCAATGGCAAGACCAAAGTCAATAGAATATATATTAGTTCATGAATTTAGTCATTTAGTACATATGAACCATTCTAAGGAATTTTATAAATTTGTTGGAAGAATAATGCCATCATATAAAGATGAAGAATTATGGTTAAAGCATAATAGTTATAAATTAAAGTTATAA
- a CDS encoding aldehyde dehydrogenase, protein MNTYKKILQKQKDYLDSIGNIDVDTRIKNLKKLKGTIKKYEKDIMDALEKDLGKHEFESYSNEVGFVYSSIEHALKNIKKWSKVQKVKNDIAQIPGKSRIYSAPYGVVLIIGPYNYPFQLLIEPLVGAIAGGNTVVLKPSEYTMNTEKIIEEMIKEAFSEEYITVITGDYKVNSSLLDLKFDYIFFTGSVNVGKIVMEKASKNLIPITLELGGKSPVIVDNTASLNISANRIMWGKLLNAGQTCVAPDYILAHEDIYEGLCTALEKSIKSFYGNEISKNNEFGRIVNDRHMNRLAEILEHDKDKIIFGGEVDKENKFISPTILKNITLKDKVMEDEIFGPILPVIKYKTIEDIKQYINAHPKPLALYVFSEDNRFSEDIINRFAFGGGCINDTISHVASNYLPFGGVGTSGIGKYHGKSSFETFTYKKSIVKKSTNIDIKIVLPPYKNKLSMVKKIMK, encoded by the coding sequence ATGAATACTTATAAAAAAATATTACAAAAGCAAAAAGACTATTTAGATAGTATTGGAAATATAGATGTAGATACACGTATAAAAAACTTAAAAAAATTAAAAGGTACTATAAAAAAATATGAAAAGGATATAATGGATGCTCTAGAAAAAGATTTAGGTAAGCATGAATTTGAATCATATTCAAATGAAGTTGGATTTGTATATAGTAGTATTGAACATGCACTAAAAAATATAAAAAAATGGTCTAAAGTACAAAAAGTTAAAAATGATATTGCACAAATTCCAGGTAAATCAAGAATTTATAGTGCACCTTATGGAGTTGTATTAATAATAGGTCCATATAACTATCCATTTCAACTTTTAATAGAGCCTTTGGTTGGAGCAATTGCAGGGGGAAATACTGTAGTTTTAAAGCCATCTGAGTATACTATGAATACAGAAAAAATAATAGAAGAGATGATAAAAGAAGCTTTTAGTGAAGAATACATAACTGTTATTACAGGCGACTATAAGGTAAACAGCAGCTTATTAGATTTAAAATTTGACTATATTTTTTTTACAGGAAGTGTTAATGTAGGAAAAATAGTAATGGAAAAGGCAAGTAAAAATTTAATACCAATAACATTAGAACTCGGTGGAAAATCACCTGTAATAGTAGATAATACAGCTTCTTTAAATATAAGTGCTAATAGAATTATGTGGGGAAAACTTTTAAACGCGGGTCAAACATGTGTAGCACCAGACTATATTTTAGCACATGAAGATATATATGAGGGGTTGTGCACAGCTTTAGAAAAATCAATTAAATCATTTTATGGAAATGAAATTTCAAAAAATAATGAATTTGGAAGAATCGTAAATGACAGACACATGAATAGATTAGCTGAAATTTTAGAACATGATAAAGATAAAATAATCTTTGGAGGAGAAGTTGATAAAGAAAATAAATTTATATCACCGACTATATTAAAAAATATAACACTCAAAGATAAAGTTATGGAAGATGAAATTTTTGGACCTATACTGCCTGTTATAAAATATAAAACTATTGAAGATATAAAACAATATATAAATGCTCACCCTAAGCCGTTAGCGCTATATGTTTTCTCAGAAGATAATAGATTTTCAGAAGATATTATAAATAGATTTGCATTTGGTGGAGGTTGTATAAATGATACAATAAGTCATGTTGCATCAAATTATCTACCTTTTGGAGGGGTTGGAACTTCTGGTATAGGAAAATATCATGGTAAAAGTAGTTTTGAAACATTTACTTATAAAAAGTCAATAGTTAAAAAATCAACCAATATAGATATAAAAATAGTCCTACCTCCATATAAAAATAAATTAAGTATGGTAAAAAAAATCATGAAATAA
- the panF gene encoding sodium/pantothenate symporter: protein MKNVNLGVLVPIIIYFIAIFGVGFYSMKFVNKARKSNNKENEFMDEYMTGGRGLGGFVLAMTLVTTYLSAGSFIGGPGTAYTEGLGWVFLAMAQMPTGYFTLAVLGKKFAIISRKINAVTITDFLRVRYKSDIVVVITSISIVVFFISAMAAQWVGAARLLQGSVGLDYNIALTAFGVTVIVHTVIGGFRAVTISDTIQGIIMTIATITIFVGTVIAGDGVSNIVQNMASIDPGMITPFGVTEGNMTILWVTSFWILVGFAVVGIPSVSQRAMSYKDTKSLHQGIKYGTIVSMILLLGMHMVGAFGSTLVIGIESGDLVVPTLTTQLFPSVIAGILLAGPLASIMSTVDSQLLVASGAIVNDIVVNYIKPSLKSDSKKIGKISIISTAVLGIAIYLVAINPPDLIVWLNLYANAGIIATFLWPIILGLYWKRANYQGAIASIISGIGTYVLFSKIWIRPFGTHTIVLPLLISLGMFILISKLTKAPDDDVIETFWGVYYK, encoded by the coding sequence ATGAAAAATGTTAATTTAGGAGTTTTAGTTCCTATAATAATATACTTCATAGCAATATTTGGTGTTGGTTTTTATTCTATGAAGTTCGTTAATAAAGCTAGAAAATCAAATAACAAAGAAAATGAATTTATGGATGAGTATATGACTGGAGGAAGAGGATTAGGAGGTTTTGTACTTGCTATGACTTTAGTTACAACTTATTTAAGTGCAGGAAGCTTTATAGGTGGACCAGGAACGGCTTATACAGAAGGATTAGGATGGGTCTTTTTAGCTATGGCACAAATGCCAACAGGATACTTTACATTAGCGGTGCTTGGAAAAAAGTTTGCTATTATATCTAGGAAAATAAATGCAGTTACTATAACAGATTTTTTAAGAGTGAGGTATAAGTCTGATATTGTAGTTGTGATAACTTCAATATCCATAGTAGTATTTTTTATATCAGCAATGGCAGCTCAATGGGTAGGAGCTGCTAGACTTTTACAAGGCTCAGTAGGACTTGATTACAATATAGCATTAACTGCTTTTGGTGTTACAGTTATAGTACATACGGTAATAGGTGGATTTAGAGCAGTAACAATATCAGATACAATACAAGGTATAATAATGACGATAGCAACGATAACTATCTTTGTAGGAACAGTTATTGCCGGTGATGGAGTTTCAAATATTGTACAAAACATGGCAAGTATTGATCCAGGTATGATAACTCCTTTTGGAGTAACAGAAGGTAATATGACTATATTATGGGTAACATCATTTTGGATATTAGTTGGATTTGCAGTTGTAGGAATACCATCAGTATCACAAAGGGCAATGAGCTACAAAGATACTAAAAGTTTGCACCAAGGTATAAAGTATGGAACGATAGTATCTATGATACTACTTTTAGGGATGCACATGGTAGGCGCTTTTGGATCAACTTTAGTGATTGGTATAGAATCAGGAGACTTAGTTGTACCAACTCTTACCACTCAGTTGTTCCCATCTGTTATAGCAGGAATATTATTAGCAGGGCCATTAGCTTCTATAATGTCTACAGTAGATTCACAATTGTTAGTTGCTTCAGGGGCTATAGTAAATGATATAGTAGTTAATTATATAAAACCAAGTTTAAAATCAGATTCTAAAAAAATAGGTAAGATAAGTATTATATCAACCGCTGTTTTAGGAATAGCTATATATTTAGTTGCAATTAATCCACCTGATTTAATAGTATGGTTAAATTTATATGCTAATGCAGGTATAATTGCTACATTCCTATGGCCTATAATACTAGGGCTTTATTGGAAAAGAGCGAATTATCAAGGTGCTATAGCATCTATAATAAGTGGTATAGGTACATATGTGTTATTTAGTAAAATATGGATTAGACCTTTTGGTACTCATACTATTGTATTACCATTATTGATATCTTTAGGAATGTTTATTCTAATATCTAAGCTAACAAAAGCACCAGATGATGATGTAATAGAAACATTTTGGGGAGTTTACTATAAATAG
- a CDS encoding polysaccharide deacetylase family protein translates to MHKNLRKTLAIILSTSVVTIGACISNIKNIYADSNSTINICYDNSYENIIESEQRKIAYITIDDGPSKYTDTIINTLNKYGAKATFFMIDRNMKTYPEQVKNIINNGNTAGFHSVSHDIHELYKSNVSAKKEFDQNKETFHDITNLESNIIRLPYGSKPYTPTKSYEMLVEAGYKLWDWDLDTQDWKSNSVQIVENVKRYTENKKEVIILIHEKKQTVEALDGILKHLTEQGYDIIPIEQDQQPQNFWIGNLYK, encoded by the coding sequence ATGCATAAAAATTTAAGAAAAACACTCGCCATAATACTAAGTACAAGTGTGGTTACAATAGGAGCTTGTATATCGAATATAAAAAATATATATGCAGATTCAAACAGTACAATTAATATATGCTATGATAATTCTTATGAAAATATAATTGAAAGTGAGCAAAGAAAAATAGCATATATAACTATCGATGATGGCCCAAGTAAATATACAGATACTATAATAAATACTCTTAATAAATATGGAGCAAAAGCAACATTTTTTATGATCGATAGAAATATGAAAACTTACCCAGAACAGGTTAAGAATATAATAAACAATGGAAATACAGCTGGATTTCATAGTGTAAGTCATGATATACATGAATTGTACAAAAGTAATGTATCTGCAAAAAAAGAATTTGATCAAAATAAAGAGACATTCCATGACATCACTAACTTAGAATCAAATATAATAAGGTTACCATATGGGAGCAAGCCTTATACTCCAACGAAATCTTATGAAATGCTAGTTGAAGCAGGATATAAGTTATGGGACTGGGACTTAGATACACAAGATTGGAAATCTAATTCAGTTCAAATAGTTGAAAATGTTAAAAGATATACTGAAAATAAAAAAGAGGTAATTATATTAATTCATGAGAAAAAACAAACAGTAGAAGCGTTAGATGGAATTTTAAAACACTTAACAGAACAGGGGTATGATATTATTCCTATAGAACAAGATCAACAACCTCAAAATTTTTGGATAGGAAATTTGTACAAATAA
- a CDS encoding sulfurtransferase: MSNLVSVEWLKNNINNENLIIVDCRFSLMDKDYGKKSYEQGHIKGAVRLDIETQLSSEVKEHGGRHPLASIESLKETFENIGISNDSIIVCYDEGDLAGPSRLWWTLKYLGHDNVYVLRDGIESFKKIGGEINTVEIKNNKDIFNIKINEEMKVDMNYVKERLYNKNVAIVDSRENIRYIGIFEPVDKKAGHVPSALNYFWMDIFNKVDEKIELKSVKELKEHFKELYNYKEVIVYCGSGITASVNSLALSEANINHKVYTGSFSDWISYDDNEIETNLKN, translated from the coding sequence TTGAGTAATTTAGTAAGTGTAGAATGGTTAAAAAATAATATAAATAATGAAAACTTAATTATAGTAGATTGTAGATTTAGTTTAATGGATAAGGACTATGGAAAGAAAAGTTATGAACAAGGTCATATAAAAGGAGCGGTAAGATTAGATATTGAAACTCAATTGTCAAGCGAAGTAAAGGAACATGGTGGAAGACATCCCTTAGCATCCATAGAAAGCTTAAAAGAAACTTTTGAAAATATAGGTATAAGCAATGATTCTATTATAGTTTGTTATGATGAAGGTGATCTAGCTGGACCATCTAGACTTTGGTGGACATTAAAGTACTTAGGTCATGATAATGTATATGTACTTAGAGATGGAATAGAGTCATTCAAAAAAATAGGCGGAGAGATAAATACTGTAGAAATTAAAAATAACAAAGATATATTCAATATAAAAATAAATGAAGAAATGAAAGTTGACATGAACTATGTAAAAGAAAGACTTTATAATAAAAATGTAGCTATTGTTGATTCAAGAGAAAATATAAGGTACATAGGAATATTTGAACCTGTTGACAAAAAAGCAGGGCATGTACCTAGCGCACTAAATTATTTTTGGATGGATATATTTAATAAAGTAGATGAAAAAATAGAACTAAAATCAGTAAAAGAATTAAAAGAACATTTCAAAGAACTATATAACTATAAAGAAGTAATAGTATATTGTGGTTCTGGAATAACTGCTTCTGTAAATAGCTTAGCACTTAGTGAAGCTAATATAAATCATAAAGTATATACAGGAAGCTTTAGCGACTGGATAAGTTATGATGATAATGAAATTGAAACTAATTTAAAAAATTAA
- a CDS encoding alpha/beta hydrolase produces MKCEKFYFKGSDNLDIHVYKWQPKSINPIGCIQIAHGMSETAIRYEYFAKILTENGYIVYINDHRGHGKTAKDIENVGYLADKDGFTYLVDDMSILTDIIKQENKHLPIYLFGHSMGSFASQRYIMKYSDKIDGLILSGSNGKHGFILNIAQKIIKYEINKNGRKHRSKMLDNLIFGGNNKGFKYPRTDFDWLSRDEKEVDKYIGDPFCGVLFTCGFFEDFVKGLKELEDKENIKKIPLDLPIHIMSGDKDPVGKNGKGVLRLEKQYKNLRVKNVSCKLYKDGRHEMLNEINKDEVIKDVLSWLNKINKLEEEINR; encoded by the coding sequence ATGAAATGTGAGAAATTTTATTTTAAAGGCAGTGATAATCTAGATATACATGTATATAAATGGCAACCTAAAAGTATAAATCCTATAGGATGTATACAAATAGCTCATGGCATGTCTGAAACTGCAATAAGATATGAATATTTTGCTAAAATATTAACTGAAAATGGATACATAGTTTATATAAATGATCATAGAGGGCATGGAAAAACAGCAAAAGATATAGAAAACGTAGGATATTTAGCTGATAAAGATGGATTTACTTATTTAGTAGATGATATGAGTATTCTTACAGACATAATAAAACAAGAAAATAAACATTTACCAATATATTTATTTGGACATAGTATGGGATCTTTTGCAAGTCAAAGATACATAATGAAATACTCTGATAAAATAGATGGTCTTATATTATCTGGATCTAATGGAAAGCATGGGTTTATATTAAATATAGCTCAAAAGATAATTAAATATGAAATAAATAAGAATGGAAGAAAACATAGAAGTAAAATGTTAGATAATTTAATTTTTGGAGGAAATAATAAAGGATTTAAATATCCTAGAACTGACTTTGATTGGTTAAGTAGAGATGAAAAAGAAGTTGATAAATATATAGGAGATCCTTTTTGTGGAGTTTTATTTACATGTGGATTCTTTGAAGACTTTGTAAAAGGTTTAAAAGAATTAGAAGATAAGGAAAATATAAAGAAGATACCACTAGATTTACCTATACATATAATGTCAGGAGATAAAGACCCTGTAGGTAAAAATGGAAAAGGTGTATTAAGATTGGAAAAGCAGTATAAAAACCTAAGAGTAAAGAATGTAAGCTGTAAATTATACAAAGATGGAAGGCATGAAATGCTAAATGAAATAAATAAAGATGAAGTAATAAAAGACGTATTAAGTTGGTTAAATAAAATAAATAAATTAGAAGAGGAGATAAATAGATAG